GGGTGTACGCGTTCGCCGCGCCCGTGCCGGGGACGTATCCGCTCTGGTACGACGCGTCGTACTGGTACGAGGGGATCCGGCCGCCGGTGAATCTCCCCCTCCAGGCCAAGGTGGTCGGCTCGGCGCTGTACCACGTGTGGTACCCGATCGGGATCGCGTTCTTCCCCCTGGTGGTGCTGGCCGGCGCGCTGGTCGCCACTGGGCTGCTGCGGGCGCCGGACCGGAGTGCGTGGCTGGTGGCGCTGCCGTCGCTGGCCACCTTCGCGGCGTACTCGATGGTGCACATCGAGATGCGCTTCATCGGGGCGCAGCTGTGCGTGGTCCTGCTCCTGTTCCTGGCCACGCTCGCCCCGGCGGAAGAGGGAGACTGGCGGCTCCCCGCGGCGGTGCTGGCCGCGGCGGTGCTTCCGCTGGCGATGGACCTGGCCAGATCGGGCGGCCGGATGGCCGTGAACGCGATGCAGGCCGGACCGGAGAACGCGGCGTGGGCCCAGGCGCGGGCGCTGCACGCCGCCGACGTGCCGCGGGGTGCCCGGGTTGGGCTGATCACGACGTGGCAGATCGAGGACGGCGCGCGCTCGTTCTGGGCGCGCGCAGGGCGGATGCGGATTGTCGCGGAGACGTGGGACGCGCGGGAGTTCTGGTCCGCCCCGCCGGCGGTGCAGCAGGCCGTGCTCGACGCGATGGAGCGCGCGGGCGCGACCGTGGTGGTCGCCGCGCACGCGCCGTCGTGCCCGCCCGAGCGCGGCTGGCGCGCGGCGACGCCCGAGCTGTGCGTCCTCACCCCACCAACGCGCTGAGCGGCGGACACGCCTCTCCCGCCCGGTCATACCGGATTGAGCGAATGGCTGTGCATTCGATTGGATCTGACGAGAACAATCTCACACGGAGGGAACGGAGGAAACGGAGGATTTGCTCATCATCCCTCCGTTTCCTCCTCCGTGTGAGTCATTCTGTTGGGTCTGATTGCACAATCAATCCGCGTATCAGTACGGGAAGAAGCAGTCGTCCAGCCTGTGCCCCGGCCGTGACAGCTCGCGGCGCTCGCACGCGGCCACCCGTCCCATGTTCCGCTCGACCTCGGCGCGCGTGGGCGGCGGGCCGATGACGAGCCGGAGGTTCCGCTCCGCGCCGGCGCGGCGGATCCGCACCGTGTACGCCGTGCCGGGAGCGCGGCTGCCGAAGAGCCACGGCTCGCGCGCGTCGCGCCCGTTCACCGACACCAGCACGTCGCCCGCGCGCACGCCAGCCGCCTCGGCCGGGAAGCCCGGCGTCACCGAGGTCACCGTGGGCAGCACCGTGGGCGGCGGCGAGTTGCGGGTGCGCGGCTCGTCGCCGTAGCGCCAGCCCAGCCCCAGCTTGCCCCTCGCCGGGTCCGGAGCGTTGACCACGAGCCTCCGGGTGTCGTCGAGCGGGAAATCCCCGTACAGGCGGCCTTCGTGGTACCCGAACAACGGCGCGGCGTCGGGCCGCATGTCGATCGGCTCGGGGGCGTCCGGCCCGCCGCGCGACGCCGCGCCGCACGCGGCCGCAACGAGCGCCAGGGCGATGCCGGCGAGCGGCACCGCCCGTCCGAGCCGGTTCCGGGGTGGCTTCATGGTCATGGCCAGGATCCTCCATTCGAGGTGAGACGAGCGGCTGCCCCACGCCACGGCGCCGGCCATCAGGAAGCTTCCGCGGCCGGCGGTGCGCAGCAGCACGCGGCCGTACCGCTCGATGCTCTCGCCCCGCGCCAGCACGCGCGCGTCGCAGTCCGTCTCCACCGCCAGCCGCAGCCGGCGATGCTGCCACCAGAGCGCCGGGCTCCACGGCATCGCCGCCACCGCCAGCGCGGAAAGGACGAGGAGCCAGGGATCGCCCGCGCGCACGTGCTCGCGCTCGTGGCGCACGATCAGCCGCAGCTCGTCCTCCGGCCCGTCCACCGCCCAGCGCGGGAGCACGATCCTCGGCTCGATCACCCCCAGCACCATGGGCCCCGCGTGCCCGGAGACAAAGACGGGCTCGCGGTCCACGCGCCGCGGCTCCAGCGCGCCGCATGCCGCCCGCAGCCGCCGCTGCGTCATCCCCAGCGCGGCGACGATCGCCAGCGACGCCGCCAGCCATCCCGCCAGCACCCCCGCGGGGAGGGACCGCGGCGCCACGTCCGGCGCGGTTTCCTGTGGGGCGGAAGGAAGCGCTGCTACCGGGCCGGCCGCCTGCGGCTGCGGATCGCCGGACGGGGGTGCGGAGGGGAGATGGAACTGCGGCAGCACGCCGGGCGCGGCGAGCGCGACGAGGGGAAGAAGGAGCGAGGCGCCCAGCGCCGCCGCCCAGGCCCAGCGCCGCGGCAGCTGGAACCACGCGGCGATGCGCTCCGCCGCGAGGCCCGCGAGCGACAGGAGCACGCCAGCCGCGGCGGCGCCGAGCATCCATGCGATCGTCATCTGCTTCTCCGTTCGGGTGGGTTCATCGCGAAAATCGACTTCGATTCCGTCGGTGTTTCCTGCTCCCCGCTCCTAACGCTCGGCGAGGATGCCGGGCGGCTGCGGGGGGCCGAGCACCAGGTGAACGTCGAACACCTCGTTGCCGCGGCGGACGCGGAAGTCGTAGGCGGCGCCCGTCCGCTCCACCGCCAGCGCGGCCGTCCCCAGCAGCGCGCCCGCGGCCGCGGCGCCCAGGATCCACGTCGCCGTCATGCGTCCTCCTCTCCTGCCAGGCGGCGGTCCAGAAGCTCCCGCATCCGCTGCAGCTCCTCGGGCGGCAGGTCGCGCTCGCTGACCAGCTGCGCCAGGAGCATGGCCGCCGAGCCGTGGAAGACCTTGTCCACCAGCCGGTTGAGCGCGCTCCCGCCCGCCGTCTCCTGCTGCACCACGGGATAGTAGCGGTACGCGCGGCCCTCCTTCTCGTGGCGCACGTGCCCCTTCTCCTCCAGCGTCTGCAGCGCCCAGAGCACCGTGGTGTACGCCAGCCGGTCCGCCAGCGCCTTGCGCACCTCCGCCACGGTCCCTGACTCCGTGCGCCACAGAATGCTCATCACGTCCAGCTCGCGGTCGGTCAGCTTGGTATCGTCGGGTGGCATCGACTCCTCTCCGCTACGGGTTCTCCCGTAGATTAATCACCCGCCCCTCCGCTGTCAACGGGTTTCCCCGTAGATGAGGGGGGTCATCATCGCCGACTGCCCCGACGGGGCGGCTGAAGCCGCGGCTGGAACATTGGAAAGCCTCGCAAACTGCGCGAGGCTTCAACAGCTTGCCGACGCGGCGGCGGCGTGGGGGTTGCCTGTCGGGTGATCGCCGGACCAACAGCCTGCGCGGCAGGAGCGAGCGCCGCGAACATCCACCGCATCCTCATCCCTCATCTCCCCGTGTAGTCGTCCATGGCTACAGCGCGCGGCGGAAGGTCACGAGCTCGGCCGTTTTCTCGAACCCCAGCGCCAGGTGCGCCGCGATGCTGGCCGCGTTGTCCGCGAGCGTGTCGCTGGCGATCTCGTTGAACCCCGCGGCGCGCGCCCACTCCATCGCCGCGCCGATCAGCGCACGGCCCACGCCGGTACGCCGCGCGTCCTCGTCCACCCACCACCCCTCGACGTACGGCACGGGCGACGTCAGGCAGTCCTCCGCGTAGCCGCGCGTATCGACCTCCACGAACCCCGCCAGCCCGCCCTCCGGCCGCGCCGCCACGAGCGTCGCCACGTCCTTGCGCGCCGCGGCGAAGAAGGCGTCGACCTCCTCCGCGTGGCCGCCGCCGGGCCACAGCAGCTCGCGCATCCGCACCAGCTCGGCGCTGTCGGAGACGATGGCGGGGCGGATGTTCATGGACCGGTTTCTTCGATGATCCGAGAGAGCGGGTGATCCAAGATGAGGATAGCCGGATCGGCCGCTACCCGTCCAGCAGCGGCCCGCCGCGGACGGCATCGTTGCAGCGCTCGCACGCCGGATCGCCGCAGTGGGTGATGGCGGGGTCGGCGCGGATGGCATCCGCAGCAGCGTCGAGCGCCTCGGCGGCGGGGAAGATGCGCCACCGGCTCGCTCCCACCATCGCCTCCACGCCGATCGGAGCCAGCACCGCCGCGAGCCTCGGGAATCCCTCCGAGCATCCCCCCACGCGCACGCGGACGATCTCGCCCGCGGGACCAGCGGCCCAGCGCACGAACATCGCCCGGCCGGCGCGGTGCTCGGCCAGGTGGAGCAGCGTCATCCGCTCGAGGCCCACGCCCATCAGCACCACCGCTCCGCCCGCCGCGGCCAGCGCCTCCAGCGGCGCGTGCGGGTGATGCGCATCCTGTCCGGCCACCAGTGCATGCGCCAGCGGGCCAATGGCCGCGAACGAGTCGAGCGGATGCGCGCCGCGCACGCGTCCCGGCGTCGCCAGCACGGCGGCGGGGATCGCGCCCATGTCCGCGTCGATGTCGTTGATGTCGGGAGTGAAGATCCGCGTCGGGACGGGCCTGGGGGAGGCAGGATTCGCGGGCGGCCAGCCATTGCGCTCGATCACGTCCGGCGGATCGGGCCAGACCTCGAACGCGGCGCCGGAGAAGGTGGGCACCAGCAGCGTACATCCCTCGGCCAGGAACGCATCGACCACGCTGCGCGCGCTGCCCTCGACCCGGCCGAACGAGCGCAGCGACGCGTGCACGCACACCGGTCGCCCGGCCAGTCCGAGCCGACGGATTGCATTCCGCAGCTCTGCTTCCGTCATCGGCTTATCCAGATTTCCAGCCACCCACCGGGCTGTCATCCTGAGGGCGCGGAGCACCGTAGTCGCGTTCGCACGGAAGCCTGCGCGCCCGAAGGATCTAACCTGGGTGGGCTGGATATCTGCCGTGACGAACCGGCATCTCCGTGGGGGCGAGTAGATCCTTCGGTCGGCGCCAAGCGCCTGTGCGGACGAGAGTTCGGTGCGGCGCCTCCCTCAGGATGACACTGGAAGGTGTTCCGGGAGTGCTGATCTACAACCTCTCCTCACGTGAGGTGCTTCTCGAACCAGTGCTGTGCGTACGGGTCGTCGTTGAACGGCGGCACCTCGACGTAGCCGGAGCTCTGGTACAGGCGGATGGCTTCCGTGAGCGCGCCGTTCGTCTCCAGCCGCAGCGTGGCGAGGCCGAGCTCGCGCGCCTGGTCCTCAAGCGCCAGCAGCATCCGCCGCCCGAACCCCATCCCCCGCACCGAGCCGGACACCCACATCCGCTTGACCGACCCCATCGCGTCGCCGATGACCTTTACCGCGCCGCACGCCACCGGCTCGCCGTCGATGCCGGCGACGAGGAACGCGCCGTGGGGCGGCCGCATCTCGCCTTCGTCCGCGGGGATGCTCCGGGCCGGATCGAACCCCGCCTCGAAGCGCGCCGCCAGCTCGGCGAAGTACTGCGCGACGCACCACCGCGCCGCCTCGCTCGCGGGGTCCACCCGCTCGATGCGCGCGCC
The Longimicrobium sp. genome window above contains:
- a CDS encoding GNAT family N-acetyltransferase, translated to MNIRPAIVSDSAELVRMRELLWPGGGHAEEVDAFFAAARKDVATLVAARPEGGLAGFVEVDTRGYAEDCLTSPVPYVEGWWVDEDARRTGVGRALIGAAMEWARAAGFNEIASDTLADNAASIAAHLALGFEKTAELVTFRRAL
- a CDS encoding AAC(3) family N-acetyltransferase, which codes for MTEAELRNAIRRLGLAGRPVCVHASLRSFGRVEGSARSVVDAFLAEGCTLLVPTFSGAAFEVWPDPPDVIERNGWPPANPASPRPVPTRIFTPDINDIDADMGAIPAAVLATPGRVRGAHPLDSFAAIGPLAHALVAGQDAHHPHAPLEALAAAGGAVVLMGVGLERMTLLHLAEHRAGRAMFVRWAAGPAGEIVRVRVGGCSEGFPRLAAVLAPIGVEAMVGASRWRIFPAAEALDAAADAIRADPAITHCGDPACERCNDAVRGGPLLDG
- a CDS encoding helix-turn-helix domain-containing GNAT family N-acetyltransferase, whose protein sequence is MITSEHISQVRRFNRLVTQRAGALDDHFLGRDRPLGESRVLYEISERGADLRDVRARLGLDSGYLSRLVQSLAAKGLVELAPDPGDERVRRARLTPAGRAEVAEMDVRSDQAAEAVLAPLSEVQRERLVAAMAEVHALLRAAGARIERVDPASEAARWCVAQYFAELAARFEAGFDPARSIPADEGEMRPPHGAFLVAGIDGEPVACGAVKVIGDAMGSVKRMWVSGSVRGMGFGRRMLLALEDQARELGLATLRLETNGALTEAIRLYQSSGYVEVPPFNDDPYAQHWFEKHLT
- a CDS encoding BlaI/MecI/CopY family transcriptional regulator encodes the protein MPPDDTKLTDRELDVMSILWRTESGTVAEVRKALADRLAYTTVLWALQTLEEKGHVRHEKEGRAYRYYPVVQQETAGGSALNRLVDKVFHGSAAMLLAQLVSERDLPPEELQRMRELLDRRLAGEEDA
- a CDS encoding M56 family metallopeptidase; this translates as MTIAWMLGAAAAGVLLSLAGLAAERIAAWFQLPRRWAWAAALGASLLLPLVALAAPGVLPQFHLPSAPPSGDPQPQAAGPVAALPSAPQETAPDVAPRSLPAGVLAGWLAASLAIVAALGMTQRRLRAACGALEPRRVDREPVFVSGHAGPMVLGVIEPRIVLPRWAVDGPEDELRLIVRHEREHVRAGDPWLLVLSALAVAAMPWSPALWWQHRRLRLAVETDCDARVLARGESIERYGRVLLRTAGRGSFLMAGAVAWGSRSSHLEWRILAMTMKPPRNRLGRAVPLAGIALALVAAACGAASRGGPDAPEPIDMRPDAAPLFGYHEGRLYGDFPLDDTRRLVVNAPDPARGKLGLGWRYGDEPRTRNSPPPTVLPTVTSVTPGFPAEAAGVRAGDVLVSVNGRDAREPWLFGSRAPGTAYTVRIRRAGAERNLRLVIGPPPTRAEVERNMGRVAACERRELSRPGHRLDDCFFPY